A region from the Pseudomonas sp. KU26590 genome encodes:
- a CDS encoding ethanolamine ammonia-lyase subunit EutB yields MSFSHSIGGMVWRFDSLRELMAKASPARSGDFLAEVAASSDAERAAAQMTLADVPLKQFLTEALIPYEEDEVTRLIVDSHDRAAFAPVSHLTVGGFRDWLLGDDATEASLKALAPGLTPEMAAAVSKIMRVQDLVLVAQKIRVVTRFRNTVGLRGRMSTRLQPNHPTDDPAGIAASVLDGLLYGNGDAMIGINPATDSVSAISELLKMLDGVIRHYEIPTQSCVLTHVTSSVAAIEKGVPLDLVFQSIAGTEAANSGFGISLEILREGYEAGLSLKRGPLGNNLMYFETGQGSALSANAHHGVDQQTCEARAYAVARHFNPFLVNTVVGFIGPEYLYNGKQIIRAGLEDHFCGKLLGVPMGCDICYTNHAEADQDDMDVLLTLLGVAGINFIMGIPGSDDVMLNYQTTSFHDALYARKTLGLRPAPEFEEWLTRMDILRQDDGGVRLGQGVPPLFRKALAQLN; encoded by the coding sequence ATGAGTTTTTCCCACAGCATCGGTGGCATGGTCTGGCGCTTCGACAGCCTGCGGGAACTCATGGCCAAGGCCAGCCCCGCACGCTCCGGCGACTTCCTGGCAGAAGTCGCCGCCAGCAGCGATGCCGAACGTGCGGCGGCGCAAATGACCTTGGCCGATGTGCCGCTCAAGCAATTTCTCACCGAAGCGCTGATTCCCTACGAAGAAGATGAAGTCACCCGCTTGATCGTCGACAGCCATGACCGCGCGGCTTTCGCTCCGGTCAGCCACCTCACCGTCGGCGGCTTTCGCGACTGGCTGCTGGGGGACGACGCCACCGAGGCCAGCCTCAAGGCCCTGGCGCCGGGACTGACCCCGGAGATGGCGGCGGCGGTGTCGAAGATCATGCGCGTGCAGGATCTGGTGCTGGTGGCGCAGAAGATTCGTGTCGTTACCCGCTTTCGCAACACCGTCGGCCTGCGTGGGCGCATGTCCACCCGGCTGCAACCCAATCACCCCACCGATGACCCGGCCGGCATCGCCGCCAGCGTGCTCGACGGTTTGCTGTACGGCAACGGCGACGCCATGATCGGCATCAACCCGGCAACCGACAGCGTCAGCGCCATCAGCGAACTGCTGAAGATGCTCGACGGCGTCATCCGTCATTACGAGATTCCCACCCAGTCCTGCGTGCTGACCCACGTCACCTCCTCGGTCGCTGCCATCGAAAAAGGCGTGCCGCTGGATCTGGTGTTCCAGTCCATCGCCGGCACCGAAGCGGCCAACAGCGGATTCGGCATCAGCCTTGAAATCCTCCGCGAAGGCTATGAAGCGGGCCTCAGTCTCAAGCGCGGGCCGCTGGGCAATAACCTGATGTACTTCGAAACCGGGCAGGGCAGCGCCTTGTCGGCCAACGCGCACCACGGCGTCGATCAACAGACCTGCGAGGCCCGCGCCTACGCCGTCGCCCGGCATTTCAACCCCTTTCTGGTCAACACCGTGGTCGGCTTCATCGGCCCGGAATACTTGTACAACGGCAAGCAGATCATTCGCGCCGGCCTTGAAGACCACTTCTGCGGCAAGCTGCTCGGCGTGCCGATGGGCTGCGACATCTGCTACACCAACCACGCCGAAGCCGATCAGGACGACATGGACGTGCTGCTGACCTTGCTCGGCGTTGCGGGGATCAATTTCATCATGGGCATTCCGGGGTCCGACGACGTGATGCTCAATTACCAGACCACCTCGTTTCACGACGCCTTGTATGCTCGAAAGACCCTCGGCCTGCGCCCGGCGCCGGAGTTCGAGGAATGGCTGACGCGCATGGACATCCTGCGCCAGGATGACGGCGGCGTGCGGCTGGGGCAGGGCGTGCCGCCGTTGTTTCGCAAGGCGCTGGCGCAACTTAATTAG
- the eat gene encoding ethanolamine permease — protein sequence MTASQLKPTLGTLHLWGLAVGLVISGEYFGWSYGWGTAGTLGFLVTTLMVAVMYTCFIFSFTELTTAIPNAGGPFAYSLRAFGVTGGMIAGLATLIEFVFAPPAIAMAIGAYLNVQFPSLDPRVAAIGAYFVFMTLNILGVSIAATFELVVTILAVAELLVFMGVVAPGFSFSNFVLGGWAGSDTFSLPAVSGMFAAIPFAIWFFLAIEGAAMAAEEAKDPKRTIPRAYVGGILTLVVLAIGVMIFAGGVGDWRTLANINDPLPQAMKAVVGGNSNWMHMLVWIGLFGLVASFHGIILGYSRQFFALARAGFLPASLAKLSRFQTPHRAILAGGVIGIIAILSDGVINLQGMTLTAAMITMSVFGAIVMYIISMLSLFKLRRSEPNLERSFRAPGYPIVPGIALVLAVVCLVAMVWFNLLICAIFICLMSVGALFCKMVRGRHAAVVVAG from the coding sequence ATGACTGCTTCACAACTCAAACCGACCTTGGGAACCCTGCACTTGTGGGGACTGGCCGTGGGCCTGGTGATTTCCGGCGAATACTTCGGCTGGAGTTACGGCTGGGGCACCGCCGGGACGCTGGGCTTTCTGGTGACCACGCTGATGGTTGCGGTGATGTACACCTGTTTCATCTTCAGCTTCACCGAGCTGACCACCGCGATTCCCAACGCGGGCGGGCCGTTTGCCTACAGCCTGCGCGCCTTTGGCGTGACCGGCGGGATGATCGCGGGCCTGGCGACGCTGATCGAATTCGTCTTCGCCCCGCCGGCCATCGCCATGGCGATTGGTGCCTACCTCAACGTGCAATTCCCGTCCCTTGATCCCCGGGTCGCGGCCATTGGCGCGTATTTCGTGTTCATGACCCTGAACATCCTGGGCGTAAGCATCGCCGCGACCTTCGAACTGGTGGTCACCATCCTGGCCGTCGCCGAACTGCTGGTGTTCATGGGCGTTGTCGCGCCGGGCTTCAGCTTCAGTAATTTCGTGCTGGGCGGCTGGGCCGGTTCCGACACCTTCAGCCTGCCGGCCGTCAGCGGCATGTTCGCGGCGATCCCCTTTGCCATCTGGTTCTTCCTCGCCATCGAAGGCGCGGCCATGGCGGCTGAAGAAGCCAAGGACCCGAAGCGCACTATTCCGCGTGCTTACGTAGGCGGCATCCTGACCCTGGTGGTGCTGGCGATCGGCGTGATGATCTTCGCCGGCGGCGTGGGCGACTGGCGCACGCTGGCGAACATCAATGACCCGCTGCCACAGGCGATGAAGGCCGTGGTCGGCGGCAACTCCAACTGGATGCACATGCTGGTGTGGATCGGCCTGTTCGGTCTGGTCGCCAGTTTCCACGGCATCATCCTTGGCTACTCCCGACAGTTCTTTGCTCTGGCGCGGGCCGGTTTCCTGCCCGCGAGCCTGGCGAAACTGTCGCGCTTCCAGACGCCCCACCGCGCCATCCTCGCGGGCGGTGTGATCGGCATCATCGCGATTCTCAGCGACGGCGTGATCAACCTGCAGGGCATGACGCTGACCGCGGCGATGATCACCATGTCGGTGTTTGGCGCTATCGTGATGTACATCATCAGCATGCTCAGCCTGTTCAAGTTGCGCCGCAGCGAACCGAACCTCGAGCGCAGCTTCCGCGCGCCGGGTTATCCGATCGTGCCGGGCATCGCTCTGGTGCTGGCGGTGGTGTGTCTGGTCGCCATGGTCTGGTTCAACCTGCTGATCTGCGCCATATTCATCTGCCTGATGTCCGTGGGCGCGCTGTTCTGCAAAATGGTCCGCGGGCGCCATGCGGCGGTTGTTGTGGCCGGTTAA
- a CDS encoding AraC family transcriptional regulator, translating into MLQTLAPAAASNTPAASNRGVLSAAANGLDGFIVQHGGDLDRVFGRSGIDPEQLLHPTLSLPLTNYCKVLEEAASQTGCDNFGLRYGQQFRPQALGLLGYIGLCSATLEDALINFSAAFPFHQHSTLIELVDQGECYRFDYQVRHGAINERRQDAELTMGMALNLVRHVLGADWAPRQVAFEHAQPQGWHEHRDVFRADVCFGQGCNSLLIPKCDVVGKAMPGSDPVLLMLIKDAIRQLGDNGSGTANSQEATLLDRARQTILATLHLGEPALDDIAHTLGLSEWTLQRKLREHGISFTQLVDQIRQDSALSHLKQQHLSITQLASLLGYSETSAFSRAFKRWFGVSPKQWRGGGCRV; encoded by the coding sequence ATGCTCCAGACCCTCGCCCCCGCCGCCGCATCGAACACGCCCGCCGCCAGCAATCGCGGCGTGCTGTCGGCTGCGGCCAACGGGCTCGATGGCTTCATCGTGCAGCACGGCGGTGATCTGGACCGGGTGTTCGGCCGCTCCGGCATCGACCCCGAGCAGCTGCTGCACCCGACCCTGAGCCTGCCGCTGACCAACTACTGCAAGGTGCTGGAAGAAGCCGCGAGCCAGACCGGCTGCGACAATTTCGGTTTGCGTTACGGCCAGCAATTCCGGCCACAGGCGCTCGGTCTGCTGGGCTACATCGGCCTGTGCTCGGCGACGCTGGAAGACGCGCTGATCAACTTTTCCGCGGCCTTCCCATTCCACCAGCACAGCACCTTGATCGAGCTGGTGGATCAGGGCGAGTGCTACCGCTTCGATTATCAGGTGCGCCACGGCGCGATCAACGAACGCCGCCAGGACGCCGAACTGACCATGGGCATGGCGCTGAATCTGGTGCGCCACGTGCTCGGCGCGGACTGGGCACCTCGACAGGTGGCCTTCGAACACGCCCAACCCCAAGGCTGGCACGAGCACCGCGACGTGTTTCGCGCGGACGTTTGTTTCGGGCAGGGCTGCAATTCACTGCTGATTCCCAAGTGCGATGTCGTCGGTAAAGCCATGCCCGGCAGCGACCCGGTCCTGCTGATGCTGATCAAGGACGCGATCCGTCAACTGGGCGATAACGGCAGCGGCACGGCCAACAGCCAAGAGGCCACGCTCCTCGACCGCGCCCGCCAGACCATCCTCGCCACCCTGCACTTGGGCGAACCGGCGCTGGACGACATCGCCCACACCTTAGGCCTGTCCGAATGGACCCTGCAGCGCAAACTGCGCGAACACGGCATCAGCTTCACACAGCTGGTCGACCAGATCCGCCAGGACTCGGCCCTGAGCCACTTGAAACAGCAGCACCTCAGCATCACCCAGCTCGCCTCGCTGCTCGGCTACTCGGAGACCAGCGCGTTCTCGCGAGCATTCAAACGATGGTTTGGGGTGAGTCCTAAGCAGTGGCGTGGTGGCGGCTGCCGCGTTTGA
- a CDS encoding DUF6036 family nucleotidyltransferase gives MNKSAAYDVRPAILNCETALGRALVAMFKSVESELTCENAPPAALTVVIFGGCAVHLYTSHRVSSDVDAEFFAAELPSSVDLQAMLAAVPQTFVDERSGRVVELSYDLNFTSGLGPLHEDYLERGVPLDVFGPLSPLSVLIASPIDLAISKLGRGTEQDISDIFALLRTGFILAAEFERLALQAIDCYVGNHEPPTSILTNILQDYLRPPMDSPIERHLLSEAMARLADHPLSQADDGTLVRLAQEVWYEHSSMESELRRFLASNPDELAARRVGYLLEKLTRFPCATDERVRETLHALSVLMQRFPRLGDAPQIAETRLRDRRDELAVSWGLSEGLGLKVQTLLPYQTRHYAAGRNSAFE, from the coding sequence GTGAACAAGAGCGCTGCCTATGATGTACGGCCTGCCATCCTTAATTGCGAGACCGCGCTGGGAAGAGCATTGGTGGCCATGTTCAAGTCGGTCGAGAGCGAACTAACGTGTGAAAATGCCCCGCCTGCGGCGCTCACCGTCGTTATCTTTGGTGGATGCGCAGTGCACTTGTACACAAGTCACCGGGTTTCCAGTGATGTCGATGCAGAGTTCTTTGCGGCGGAGTTGCCTTCAAGCGTGGATTTGCAAGCTATGCTGGCGGCTGTCCCCCAGACATTCGTGGATGAGCGAAGCGGTCGTGTCGTTGAATTGTCTTATGACCTCAACTTCACCTCGGGGCTGGGGCCCCTGCATGAGGACTATCTGGAACGGGGAGTGCCGCTTGATGTATTCGGGCCACTGTCGCCATTAAGCGTTCTGATAGCGTCTCCGATCGATCTCGCAATTTCCAAGCTCGGACGCGGGACTGAGCAGGACATCAGCGATATCTTCGCCTTGCTGCGTACCGGCTTCATCCTTGCTGCCGAGTTTGAGCGTTTGGCCCTGCAGGCCATTGATTGCTATGTTGGCAATCACGAACCTCCCACATCCATCCTGACCAACATTTTGCAGGACTACCTGAGACCGCCGATGGACAGCCCGATTGAGCGCCACTTACTTTCCGAAGCAATGGCCAGACTCGCTGATCACCCGCTGAGTCAGGCCGATGATGGAACGTTGGTGAGGCTGGCTCAGGAAGTCTGGTACGAGCACTCAAGCATGGAGTCAGAACTGCGCAGATTTCTCGCCAGCAATCCTGACGAGCTGGCGGCGCGTCGGGTGGGGTACCTTCTGGAAAAGCTGACCCGGTTCCCCTGTGCGACTGACGAACGGGTGCGCGAGACCTTGCACGCGCTGAGTGTGCTGATGCAGCGTTTCCCGCGTCTGGGCGACGCCCCGCAAATTGCGGAGACTCGCCTGCGTGACCGTCGGGACGAGCTTGCGGTGTCATGGGGACTTAGCGAAGGTTTAGGGTTGAAAGTGCAGACCCTGCTTCCCTATCAGACGCGGCATTACGCGGCCGGACGCAACTCGGCTTTCGAATAG
- a CDS encoding AAA family ATPase: MRSPAAFAPPPSLFLPLTEEVCKGLAAGESPDDFLSEAGRPQLAALMLLLNLNALVTQNTAVEQLERMLDDVLRAAASVEEAGGRFADLVRGRFTAEHLAAGLSVLEIAGVSLLEDADIEQQDYLDGEGQWDFGFGLRHRAKLEPLTREVVMPSGDVLRLSDQQSRIFDEFKVCNEESFHLQAYAGVGKTYLLAKFFEVLVPEKTLLMATFPGQVAALQARVRQANPDARINACTFGHMANLLLNRDLTARGWRNTDIQRTGASSLVDDRQVAQWLNLQAVGKLQPRDVARVCRSTVHSYSLSPLANIEARHLPSLGHAASQADIALLLEYSRLLWRETVRPSAPQIRLPIRNSHRIKFLALSNEVIPENYSHIIIDESHELTAPMVQILDRSPQAVITLGDEFQQLSGKTPRHGGFIRQRFMTQSIRAGKQMADVLNPMIQLHPSDIKEGFVGRAPHPTRIIGHGVMPIPEKPTTILVANEWGLFAWFKRLTEAGARFQMPLRTLESLTLFVKGLDLLYREDLRPQHRLIFRYAYWDALASAMGGSHEFKAMHEWLGQGNRLQDFIETTQRFCNDPAAILKLAKVEDVKNQEFDSVLLSRDLMRPPREGSTHSLASVCSLLYTASSRARHELLLPGNMNDWLQDLGRK, encoded by the coding sequence ATGAGATCACCCGCTGCCTTCGCGCCCCCGCCGTCGTTGTTTCTGCCCCTGACCGAAGAGGTGTGCAAGGGCCTGGCCGCTGGCGAATCGCCGGACGATTTCCTGAGTGAGGCAGGCCGACCGCAACTCGCCGCATTGATGCTGCTGCTCAACCTCAACGCGCTGGTTACGCAAAACACCGCCGTCGAACAGCTCGAACGCATGCTCGATGATGTCCTGCGCGCGGCCGCTTCGGTTGAAGAAGCCGGCGGTCGTTTTGCCGATCTGGTGCGCGGCAGGTTCACCGCCGAACATCTGGCCGCAGGGCTCTCTGTGCTTGAAATCGCCGGCGTCAGTCTGCTCGAAGACGCGGATATCGAGCAGCAGGATTACCTCGACGGGGAAGGGCAGTGGGACTTCGGCTTTGGCCTGCGCCATCGCGCCAAACTGGAACCCCTGACCCGCGAGGTCGTGATGCCATCTGGCGATGTTCTGCGCCTGAGTGATCAGCAGAGCCGGATCTTCGACGAGTTCAAGGTCTGCAACGAAGAGTCGTTCCACCTCCAGGCCTACGCAGGCGTGGGCAAGACGTACCTGCTGGCGAAGTTCTTCGAGGTTCTGGTCCCGGAAAAGACGTTGCTCATGGCGACCTTTCCGGGGCAAGTGGCTGCGCTTCAGGCGCGGGTGCGTCAGGCCAACCCCGACGCGCGGATCAACGCCTGCACCTTCGGCCACATGGCCAACCTGTTGCTCAACCGCGATCTCACGGCGCGCGGCTGGCGCAACACCGACATTCAGCGCACCGGCGCCAGCTCGCTGGTTGATGACCGCCAAGTGGCGCAGTGGCTGAACCTGCAAGCGGTGGGCAAGCTGCAGCCGCGGGATGTGGCGAGGGTCTGCCGCAGCACCGTGCACAGTTACAGCCTGTCGCCGCTGGCGAACATCGAAGCGCGGCATTTGCCGTCGCTGGGGCACGCGGCGAGTCAGGCGGACATCGCCCTGCTGCTGGAATACAGCCGCCTGCTCTGGCGCGAAACGGTCAGGCCGTCGGCGCCGCAGATTCGTCTGCCGATCCGCAACAGCCACCGGATCAAGTTTCTGGCGCTGAGCAATGAAGTCATCCCCGAAAACTACAGCCACATAATCATCGACGAAAGCCATGAACTGACGGCGCCGATGGTGCAAATCCTCGACCGCAGCCCCCAGGCGGTCATCACCCTGGGTGACGAATTCCAGCAACTCAGCGGCAAGACCCCGCGCCATGGCGGCTTCATTCGCCAGCGCTTCATGACCCAGTCGATCCGCGCCGGCAAGCAAATGGCCGACGTGCTCAACCCGATGATTCAGTTGCACCCCAGCGATATAAAAGAAGGCTTCGTCGGCCGCGCGCCCCACCCGACGCGGATCATCGGCCACGGCGTCATGCCGATTCCGGAAAAACCCACGACGATTCTGGTCGCCAATGAATGGGGCTTGTTTGCCTGGTTCAAGCGCCTGACCGAGGCGGGGGCGCGCTTTCAAATGCCACTGCGCACCCTTGAAAGCCTGACGCTATTCGTCAAAGGCCTGGACCTGCTCTACCGCGAAGACCTGCGCCCGCAACACCGGCTGATTTTCCGCTACGCCTATTGGGACGCGCTGGCCTCGGCCATGGGCGGCAGCCACGAATTCAAGGCCATGCACGAGTGGCTCGGCCAGGGCAACCGGCTGCAGGACTTCATCGAGACGACCCAGCGTTTCTGCAACGACCCCGCCGCCATTCTCAAACTGGCGAAAGTCGAAGACGTGAAGAACCAGGAATTCGACTCCGTGCTGCTCTCCCGCGACCTCATGCGGCCACCGCGCGAAGGCTCGACGCATTCACTGGCCAGCGTGTGCTCGCTGCTCTACACCGCCAGCTCCCGCGCCCGGCACGAACTGCTGCTGCCGGGGAACATGAATGACTGGTTGCAGGATTTGGGGCGTAAGTAG
- a CDS encoding DUF2790 domain-containing protein, whose protein sequence is MNWKNLSIATLFAALSLGALTAQAQPVAQAHTYMYGDHLDIAKALSTEVDSTPVCGVVNARLRYLDSQGQHQTLNYETVAQNCPQDN, encoded by the coding sequence ATGAACTGGAAGAACCTCAGCATCGCCACCCTGTTTGCCGCCCTGAGCCTCGGCGCTCTGACCGCACAAGCCCAACCCGTTGCCCAAGCGCACACTTATATGTACGGCGATCACCTGGACATCGCCAAGGCCCTGTCCACCGAAGTCGACTCGACGCCGGTGTGCGGCGTGGTCAATGCCCGCCTGCGCTACCTCGATTCTCAGGGTCAGCACCAGACCCTGAACTACGAAACCGTTGCCCAGAATTGCCCGCAGGACAACTGA
- a CDS encoding response regulator: protein MEHVDHILIVDDDREIRELVGNYLKKNGLRTTVVADGRQMRSFLESTPVDLIVLDIMMPGDDGLQLCRELRTGKHKTTPVLMLTARSDETDRIIGLEMGADDYLVKPFAARELLARINAVLRRTRMLPPNLIVTEAGRLLAFGKWKLDTTARHLLDAQGTVVTLSGAEYRLLRTLLDHPQRVLSRDQLLNLTQGRDADLFDRSIDLLVSRLRQRLADDARDPAYIKTVRNEGYVFTYAVEILGDSP from the coding sequence ATGGAGCACGTCGATCACATTCTGATTGTCGATGACGATCGCGAGATTCGAGAGCTGGTCGGCAACTACCTGAAAAAGAACGGCCTGCGCACCACCGTGGTGGCGGACGGCAGGCAGATGCGTTCGTTTCTGGAATCGACGCCTGTCGACCTGATCGTGCTCGACATCATGATGCCGGGCGACGACGGCCTGCAGCTGTGCCGCGAGCTGCGCACCGGCAAGCACAAGACCACCCCCGTGCTGATGCTCACCGCCCGCAGTGACGAAACCGACCGCATCATCGGCCTGGAAATGGGCGCCGACGATTATCTGGTTAAACCCTTTGCTGCCCGGGAATTGCTGGCACGAATTAACGCCGTGCTGCGCCGCACCCGCATGCTGCCGCCGAACCTGATCGTCACCGAAGCCGGTCGTTTGCTGGCCTTCGGCAAATGGAAGCTGGACACCACCGCCCGCCACTTGCTCGACGCCCAAGGCACGGTTGTTACTCTCAGCGGCGCGGAATACCGCCTGCTGCGCACCTTACTCGATCACCCGCAACGGGTCTTGAGCCGCGATCAATTGCTGAACCTGACCCAGGGCCGTGACGCCGATCTGTTTGACCGCTCCATCGACTTGCTGGTTAGCCGTCTGCGTCAGCGCCTGGCCGACGACGCCCGCGACCCGGCCTACATCAAGACCGTGCGTAACGAGGGTTACGTATTCACCTACGCCGTGGAAATTCTCGGGGACAGCCCATGA
- a CDS encoding ATP-binding protein encodes MKLSFGWPRTLASRLSLIFLISLVLAHGLSFGLQFYERYQSAMTLMLGNLERDLSNAVAVLERLPADERQAWLPRFESSNCHYVLGAGETGAPMNMSNAPMSVHSMQRSLGRDYALTFTDIPDTRLHYQAHLTLKDGSPLTIDMHPRVTPLSPWLPLLLIGQLVLLFVCTWLAVRTAIRPLTRLSHAVDNLDPNGEGIRLDESGPTEVAFAAVAFNTMQQRISTYVKERMQLLAAISHDLQTPITRMKLRAEFMDDGVEKDKLWSDLSEMQHLVQEGVAYARSMDTSTETARRVDMDSFLDSLVFDYQDVGRDVQLNGKTGAVIDTRPHALRRVLVNLTDNALKFAGAAEIHVQTHADQSLSLHVLDRGPGIAEGELSEVIKPFYRVESSRNRDTGGTGLGLAIAQQLTIALGGTLSLTNREGGGLCAHLKLPARITTGSLKIKDV; translated from the coding sequence ATGAAGCTGAGCTTCGGATGGCCGCGCACCCTGGCGTCACGGCTTTCGTTGATTTTCCTGATCAGCCTGGTGCTGGCCCACGGGCTGTCGTTCGGCCTGCAATTCTATGAGCGCTACCAGAGCGCCATGACGCTGATGCTGGGTAATCTGGAACGGGACTTGAGTAACGCCGTGGCCGTTCTGGAACGCTTGCCAGCCGACGAGCGTCAAGCCTGGCTGCCGCGCTTTGAGAGCTCCAATTGTCATTACGTCCTGGGTGCCGGAGAGACCGGCGCGCCGATGAACATGAGCAACGCGCCGATGTCCGTGCATTCCATGCAGCGCAGCCTTGGCCGTGATTACGCGCTGACTTTTACGGACATCCCAGACACCCGACTGCACTATCAGGCGCACCTGACGTTGAAAGACGGGAGCCCGCTGACGATTGACATGCACCCGCGGGTCACCCCGCTGTCACCCTGGCTGCCGCTGCTGTTGATCGGCCAACTCGTGCTGCTGTTTGTCTGCACCTGGCTGGCCGTACGCACAGCGATTCGCCCGCTAACGCGACTGTCCCACGCCGTCGACAACCTCGACCCGAACGGCGAAGGCATTCGCCTGGATGAAAGCGGCCCGACCGAAGTGGCCTTCGCCGCCGTGGCGTTCAACACCATGCAGCAACGGATTTCGACCTACGTGAAAGAGCGCATGCAACTGCTGGCGGCGATCTCCCACGACCTGCAAACCCCGATCACCCGCATGAAGCTACGCGCCGAGTTCATGGACGATGGCGTCGAGAAGGACAAGTTGTGGAGCGACCTGAGCGAGATGCAGCACCTGGTCCAGGAAGGCGTGGCCTATGCGCGCAGCATGGACACCTCAACCGAGACAGCACGACGCGTGGACATGGATTCATTCCTCGACAGCCTTGTGTTCGACTATCAGGACGTCGGCCGCGACGTGCAATTGAACGGCAAGACCGGCGCCGTCATCGACACCCGCCCCCACGCCCTGCGCCGGGTGCTGGTGAACCTGACCGACAACGCGTTGAAATTTGCCGGCGCGGCGGAGATTCACGTGCAGACCCACGCCGACCAGAGCCTGTCGCTGCACGTGCTGGACCGCGGGCCGGGGATTGCCGAAGGGGAATTGTCGGAAGTGATCAAGCCGTTCTACCGCGTCGAAAGCTCACGCAACCGCGACACCGGAGGTACCGGACTGGGGCTGGCGATCGCGCAGCAATTGACGATTGCACTGGGCGGCACGTTGAGCCTGACCAACCGCGAAGGGGGTGGGTTGTGTGCGCATTTGAAGCTACCTGCGCGGATAACAACGGGGTCATTGAAGATCAAGGATGTGTAG
- a CDS encoding transposase encodes MSAFVGVDMAKNTFDVATPLDNGKHRTKGKLSNDAKGFAEFESWLQKHATADALIVIEATGNYHEALADFLFQKGYRLHIANPATTAAHAKSELSRNKTDKTDAKLISDFAMQKHRKLRLWVPEPQSRRRLRALVRRLEDLNEIRQMEKNRLEVASPNVVTSIESVIAHVSEEITETEKAIKQHIDDDPDLRGKSELMTSIDGIGEKTAALILAELGDPLDYEGPKKLSAFAGLSPRQDRSGGYVGATRISRTGSSRLRGGLYMPAIVGIQHNEVLSEFAKRLKANGKAPKQVICAVMRKMLHLIYGVLKSNKPFDPGIALAA; translated from the coding sequence ATGTCTGCATTCGTTGGCGTTGACATGGCCAAGAATACTTTTGATGTTGCAACGCCGTTGGACAATGGCAAACACCGCACCAAGGGCAAGTTGAGCAATGATGCCAAGGGATTTGCCGAGTTCGAGTCCTGGCTCCAGAAGCATGCCACCGCGGATGCGCTGATTGTCATTGAGGCCACGGGTAACTACCACGAAGCGCTGGCAGATTTCCTTTTTCAAAAGGGATATCGGCTTCATATCGCGAACCCAGCCACCACCGCCGCTCATGCCAAGTCGGAGTTGTCACGCAACAAGACTGACAAGACTGATGCCAAACTCATCTCCGATTTCGCCATGCAGAAGCATCGCAAGCTAAGGCTTTGGGTGCCTGAGCCACAGTCGCGGCGCCGTCTGAGGGCGTTGGTCCGCCGTCTGGAAGATCTCAACGAGATCCGTCAGATGGAGAAAAACCGCCTGGAAGTTGCCAGCCCGAACGTCGTAACGTCGATCGAATCGGTGATTGCTCATGTCTCGGAAGAAATCACCGAAACCGAAAAAGCGATCAAGCAGCACATCGACGATGATCCTGACCTGCGCGGCAAGAGCGAGTTGATGACCTCCATTGATGGCATAGGCGAGAAAACTGCCGCGCTGATCCTCGCGGAACTGGGAGACCCTCTGGATTACGAGGGACCGAAAAAGCTCTCTGCCTTCGCTGGATTGTCGCCCAGACAGGACCGTTCTGGAGGTTACGTGGGTGCAACCCGCATTAGCCGAACCGGCTCGTCGCGGCTCAGGGGCGGCCTTTACATGCCCGCGATCGTAGGAATTCAACACAATGAGGTGCTGAGCGAGTTCGCCAAGAGATTGAAGGCGAACGGAAAGGCTCCCAAGCAAGTTATCTGTGCAGTGATGCGCAAGATGTTGCACCTGATCTATGGCGTGCTTAAGAGCAACAAGCCATTCGACCCTGGAATTGCTTTGGCCGCTTGA